GGAGCGAGCGACCTGGGTGGCCGAAGTCGCCCAGGGGGATGGGTGTGCGCTCCTCACGGCGGCGGCGCGCCCCACTCGACCATGATCAGTTTGTCTATCTGCTGGGTAGGTAATACGTTGGTGGTCATGGACGACCTCCTCCTCGTGGCGCTGGCCGGGTTCGCCGCCTCACTCGTCGACGGGGCGCTCGGGATGGGCTTCGGGCCCACCAGCTCGAGCATCCTCCTCGGCACCGGCATGTCGCCGGCGTCGGTCTCGACCACGGTCAACCTGGCCAAGGTCGCCACCGGCATCGCCGCGGCGATCTCGCACTGGCGGTTCCGCAACATCGACCACAAGCTCGTGCTGAAGCTGGCCATCCCCGGCGCCGTCGGGGCCCTCATCGGCGTGACCATCCTCTCGAACGTCGACGGCGACGTCATCAAGCCCGCCCTCGCCGTGCTGCTGATCATCATCGGGCTGCGCATCCTCTGGCGCTTCAGCCGACCGGTGACCGCCAAGCCGGAGGAGTTCGAGGACCTGGCCGGCGACCCCGACAAGATGCCGCCGTTCAACGACAAGGGCGTCGAGGTGGTGGCCACCGCCGGCGGCATCACCAACGGCATGATCGGCGCCTGGGGGCCGGTGGTCACCCCGTTCCTGATGGGCCGCCAGCTGGCGCCGCGGTTCGCGGTGGGCTCGGTGAACACCGCCGAGGTCGCCGTCGCCGCCGTCTCGGTGACCTCACTGATCGCCGCCGTCGGCAAGGGAGATCTCGACATCGGGATCATCGCGGCCATGCTTCTCGGCGGGATGCTCGCCGCCCCGGTGGCGGCGTGGTCGATCCGCCACATCCCGCCCCGGCCGATGGGCGTGGCGGTCGGCGCCCTCCTCCTGCTCACCAACGCGCGCGAGCTGAGCAACAGCGGAGACATCGGCGATGGACGCTGGCTCGCCTACGGACTGGTCGTCGTCCTCGTGGCGCTCGCCGCGCTGCGCCCCCGCCTTCAGGCCTCGAGGCAGCCCACCCCCGCGACCTGACCGCGCTCCGTCCGTTAGCGTCGCGCCATGGCCGTCGCCGACGTAGGAGTCGAGGTCGAGGTCCCGGTCGTCCTGGGGTTCACGCCGCCGGCGGTGGCGATCCCCGACGAGGCGCACCCCGGGCTGTTCCGGGCCGGGGTGCGGGGCGGGCCGTACTCCGACGAGACCATCGAGCAGCACCGGTGTCCGGCCACCGACCTTTCGGCTCCCGGTGCCGACGCGCCCGACCTGCTCGGCGCCGGTCTCGACACCGTCGACCTGTCCGGGTTCGACGACCTGCAGGCGACCCTCGGCCACGTCCTGGCGAGCGGGCGCATCGACGACGCAGACGCCGCGGTCATCCGCTCCGCCCTGGGGGGCGCCACCCTGCCGTTGCTGTCGGGGCCGACGGTCACCGTCATGCACGTGGCCGACGAGGGCCTGATCATGCGCAACGGCGGCCCCAACGGCCGCAAGGTGGTCGGGGCCCGCTCGGTGGGGATGAACGGCCACGGCATCGCCACCTCGGTCCACGCCGACCAGGACGTCTTCGGCACGCCGCTCGCCCAGGTGATGGGCGGGCGGGCGCCGGAGCTCTTCCGGTACCACTCGCCCGAGGACCACAACGACGAGGCCGGCCTCATGCTGGTCAACCTGTGGATCCCGCTGCGCCAGCCGGTCCAACCCCTGGTGCTCGGCGACGGCACCAGCCTCGACCGGCCCCGCCACCAGCTCCGCTACGGGCTGCCCACCTCGACGTTCCTCGAGCGCGACGAGGAGATGGTCGTCAACGACATCTGGCTGTTCCTGCACGACCCCGGCCAACGGTGGTGCTTCCGGTCGGACATGGACCACCGCCACGCCTGGCTCTTCGACACCCTGAGCACACCGCACGGCGCCGGCATCCTGCCCGGCGAGGACGTCGCCGAGCAGTGGTTCGTGGCCCTCGAAGACGTCGAGGCCGCGGCCTCGGCCGGCGACGCCGCAGGGATCACCGAAGCACTGGCCTCGACCCCCTCCGCCGCCGAGCCCCTTCCCGCCGGCACGCCCCCCGGGCTGCGCGACGCGATCTCGACCATGGCCACCGTGGCCGACGAGGCCCGCCGCGATCCGGCGGGCGTGTGTGGCCATGGAGCGGCAACCTGGACCGAGGCGGCGCACGCCGCCCGCGAAGGTGTCGTCCGCCGCTCGATCGAGATGCGCATGGTCGTCGCCCTCGACGCACCCTGATCAAAGGGCGGCGCCGGTGGCGCCGGCGGGTCAGCCGGTGAATCGGGGCGCCACGTCGATCGGCTCAGCGGGGACGACCGGCGGGGCGCAGGCGCCGCCGGCCTCGTAGGTGAAAGTGACGACGCCGTCACCGGCGATCACACCGGTGGCGAAGACCGCACCCGCCGGACCCAGGCTGGAGCCGCCGCCACCACCGCCGGCGCTGGACTCACCGCCGCCACCGCCGCCGCCACCACCCAGGACGCCGGCACCGCCGCCGCCGCCGCTACCGAGGCTGCCGCCGCCGTCACCACCCTGGCCGGGCGACCCGTCGGTGGCCTCACCGAAGGGACCGGTTCCCGCGGTCCCACCGTTGCCGCCGGATGCGCCGCCCAGGCCGGGGGTGCCCTGACTGACGCCGTCCTGGCCGTCGGTGCCGCCCTCACCGCCGTCGCCACCGACGCCGCCGCCGTCGATGCCGTCACCACCGCCACCACCGCCGCCGGCCACGACGAGCACCTCGGCGCCGCGGAGGACCTCGGACATGCCGCCGCCCCCACCACCGCCGAACGCGAAGTTGAGCTCACCGCCCGTCCCGCCGCCGTTGAACCCGCCGGCGCCACCGGAGCTGGCGGGCGCGCTGTCGCCGCCGGCGCCACCGACGACCACGGTGAGCTCCTCGCCCGGCGTCACGGCGAGCTCGGCGGTGACCTGGCCGCCGAGGCCACCCGGCCGCTCGCCGCCGGGGAGCCCACTCGTCTCACCGGACGACGCCCCGCCGCCAGCACCGCCGACCTCGACGGTCACGGCACACACCCCTTCGGGGACGACGAAGGCGTCCTCGCCCGGGGAGTCGAAGACGGCGGACGCCTCGGTCGGCGGGGTCGGCGCCCCTTGAGCGCCGACGGGCGCGCCGACGAGCACCATCCCGCCCGCCACCGTTGCGAGCACGAACGAGGCAGCCGCCCCCGAGAACCGCTTCATCCCCGCACCGTAACCTCCGACCACGGGCGACGCCGGTCCAGGGAGGCACGGCGCCACTGCGCAGCGCCGCCGCCGCGCCCTTCGTGCCGCCCCCGCGCCGGCGGTCGGGCATGATCTCCCGATGCGCTTCCGCTTCACGCCGGAGCAGGCGGCCCTCCAAGAGGAGATCCGTGCCTACTTCACCGAGCTGATGACCCCCGAGCTCCGGGAGGAGCTGCGCGGTACCGAAGGCGTCGGCCCCGTGCCCCGCAAGGTGGCCCTCAAGATGGGGGCGGACGGGTGGCTCGGCGTCGGCTGGCCCAAGGAGTACGGCGGCCGCGGCCTCACGCCGGTCGAGCAGTTCATCTTCTTCGACGAGTCGATGGCCTTCGGCGCCCCGGTGCCCGTCCTCAGCGTCAACTCGGTGGCGCCCACGATCATGCAGTTCGGCAGCGAGGAGCAGAAGCAGTTCTTCCTGCCCAAGATCCTCGCCGGCGAGATCCACTTCGCCATCGGCTACACCGAGCCCGACCACGGCACCGACCTGGCCGCGCTCGAGACCCGGGCCGTGCGCGACGGCGACGAGTACGTCATCAACGGCACCAAGATCTTCACCTCACTGGCCAGCGACGCCGACTACATCTGGCTCGCCTGCCGCACGAACCCCGAGGCCCCCCGCCACAAGGGGATCTCGATGATCATCGTCCCCACCGACACCCCGGGCTTCAGCTACACGCCGATCGATTCCATCGGGTCGTTCAACACCAACTACACGTTCTTCGAGGACGTGCGGGTGCCCGTGTCCAACCTGGTCGGGCCCGAGGACGGCGGCTGGGGGCTCATCACCAACCAGCTCAACCACGAGCGGGTCACCATCTGCTCGTCGGGGATCATCGAGCGCCGCTACCGCGACCTGCTGGCGTGGACCAAGGAGACGACCACCGCCGACGGTGAGCGCATCATCGACCTCCCCTGGGTGCAGCGGAACCTGGCCCACATCCGGGCCCACCACGAGTTCCTGCGCCTGGCCAACTACGAGATCGCCTTCAAGGCCGAGCGGGGCGACCCGCTCAACCCGGCCGACGCCTCGGTGGTGAAGGTCTACGGCTCCGAGCTTTACATGGAGGCCTACGACCTCATGCTCGAGATCGTGGGCGCGGCCGCCGGCGTGGAGGACGGCTCGCCCGGCGCCGTGCTCCGGGGCCAGCTCCAGGCCGACATCCGCAGCCAGCACGTCCTCACCTTCGGCGGCGGCACGAACGAGATGCAGCGGGGCCTCATCGCGGTGTTCGCCCTCGGCATGCCGGGGAGCCCCCGGTGAGCCGGCCCGCCCTCGCCCGCCTCATCCCCTCCCACCCGCTCGAGGAGCGCTGACATGGACCTGGACCTGACCGAGGAGCAGGAGGCCGTCGTCGCGCTGGCCGAGCAGATCTTCACCGGAGAGGTGACCGGCGAGCGCTGCCGCGCCGTGGAGGACGGTGACACCGGCGTCGACACCGCGCTGTGGTCGACCCTCGCCGAGGCCGGGCTGCTCGCCCTCTGCGTCCCCGAGTCCGCCGGCGGCACCGGCTACGGCGCGGTCGAGGCGACCCTGCTGCTGCAGGAGCTCGGCCGGGCGTGTGCACTCGTCCCGCTGCAACCGACGTTGATGGGCACGATCTTCGTCGCCGAGCACGCCTCCAACCAGCAGGCCGCGGCGATGCTCGCCGGCGTCGCCGAGGGCGAGCGAACGTTCGCGGTGGCCCTCGCCGACGACCCCCGGGCCCCGCTGCGGGCGCCGGCGCTCACCCACGACGGGAGCGGTCTCCACGGCATCAAGACCGCGGTCGGGTTCGCCCCCACCGCCGATGTCCTGCTCGTCACCGCGGCCGACGGCGTCTACGCCGTCGAGGCCGGCGCCGACGGCGTCACCATCGAGCCCCAGCTGCTCCAGCACAAGCTCCGGGCCGGGCAGATCACCTTCGCCGGCGCCCCCGCCGAGCGCGTCGCCGGCCCCGAGGGCGTCGCCCGCCTCGTCGACCTGGCCACCCTCGGCGTGTGCGCGCTCGTGTTCGGCGCCTGCGACAAGGCGCTGCGCGTGACCGCCGAGTACTCGGGCCAGCGCCACCAGTTCGGCCGGCCCATCGGCAGCTTCCAGGCCGTGGAGACCCGACTGGCCGACGCGTTCATCGCCCTCAACGGGGTGCGCCTGACGACGCTGTCGGCCGCGACGATGCTCGACGAACACGCCCCCGAGGCCACCGAGTCCGTGGCCATCGCCAAGTACTGGGCGGCCCGGGCGGCGGACATCGTCGGCCACGCCAGCCTCCACGTCCACGGCGGCATCAGCATCGACCGGGATTACCCGGTCCACCGCTACTTCCTCTGGGCCAAGACCCTCGAGCACGAGCTCGGCGGCAAGTCCGACCAGCTCACCACCATCGGCGCCGGCATCGCCGCCGGCTGAGACAGTTCACGGCGGCCGATCACCGTCGTTCCGAGATCTGGTCGAAGTCCGCGTCGTCGGGTGGATCAGTGGGCCAGGTGGAGGCGCAGCGCCTCGTCGAGCGCGGCCACGTCCGGGCCCGACAGCATGCCGAGGGCATCCCCGATGCGCTCGACCGCAACCGACCGCACCTGCTCGGCCTGGGCCTTCGAGTCGTGCGGGAGGCCCGTCGCCTCCGCGCTGAGGAGCACCTGGAACGGGTACACCCGAGTGGTGTTCCTGGTCACCGGCACGACCGTCACCACCCCTCGGCCCAGTCGGTTCGCCGTCGTGTTCGCACCGTCGTTGCTGACGATCACGGCCGGCCGGCGCTTGTCGGACTCCGAGCCGAGCACCGGATCGAGGTCGACCCAGCGGATCTCCCCCCGACGCATCAGCCGAGCCCGTCCGACGTCGCGGTGTCCCAGTGCTCGGCGTCGTCGCCGCCCGCCCACTCCGCCCATGCCTCCTCGTAGGCAGCACCGAGCTCGGAGGCCCGGAGGAGCCGGACCGCTCGACGCAACGCTGCGGAACGGGAGTCGAGACCACGATCCTGCGCGTAGGTGTCGAGGTAGGCCACGTCCTCCTCGGGCAGACTGACGCTGAGCTTCATACTTTGATGCTACTACTGGTGCTACCCACCGGCTACCAACCCGATGCGGGCGGCGCCGACGGCGCCGTTGTCGCCAACGTGGGACAGTGGCATAGTCATGCCATGGCTCGCACACGTGTCAGCACGACCGTCGACGGGACCTTGCTCGCGAAGGCAAGAGAGGCGACCGGCGCACCGACCGACGCGGCGCTGTTCGACCAGGCCCTCGACGCTCTGCTCGCGCAACGGCGAAGCACGGAGATCGACGCCTCCTACTCGGCCTACGACGAGCGGCCGCTCGACGAGCCCGATGAGTGGGGAGACCTCGCGTCGTTCCGCTCGGCCGCCGCCGCGTCATGAGCGACCAGCCACGCCGGGGCGAGCTCTGGTGGTGCGAGCTGCCCGAGATCAGCCGTCGCCCCGTCGTCGTGCTCAGCCGGGACGCCGCCATCCCTCGCCTGCGCCGCGCCCTCGTCGCTCCCTGCACGACGACCGTTCGCGGCCTGGCCAGTGAGGTGCTGCTCGAACCGGGGGCGGATCCCGTGCCACGACCGAGCGCGGTCAACCTCGACTTGGTCGAGAGCGTGTCCCTCGGTGTCCTGGTCGACCGCCTGGGCCGCCTGAGCGACGAGCGCATGCGAGAGGTCTGCGCCGCCCTGTCGGTCGCCGTCGACTGCCGCTGATCCTCCGCGCGCTCACCTCGCCGGCCGGCGGCGAGGGACGGGACGCTGATCAGCCGCCGCGGCGGGCGAGCCGATCCTGGAGGGGGACGCGCCACTCGGCGGCGAGGGCCGGGTGCTCGGCGAGGGCGGCGACCAGGTCCCGGCGCTCGAGGTGGCGGTCGCCCATCGCTTCGTGGGCATCGAGCACGGACACCGAGCGCGGGTCGGTCTCGACCACTTCGAGCGTCGACCCGACGGTGACCTCACCGGGCTCCAGCACCCGGAGGTACCAGCCGGTCCGGCCGTTCGAGCGCATGCGGGCCTGGATGTCGGCCCGCTGGCGGTGCAGAGCCAGCTTGAAGCAGGGCCAGCGAGGCTGGCACACCTCGAGCAGGGCGCCGTCCCAGCGCCACCGGTCACCGATGTGGACGTCGGCCTCGAGCGCGCCGGCGGTCGACAGGTTCTCCCCGAACGGTGCGTCCCCGAGCGTCTCCCCCAGCTCGTCCTCCCACGCCGGCAGGTGCTCGGACGGGTAGGCGTAGACCGCCTTGTCAGGGCCTCCGTGCACCGCCAGGTCGGCCTGGCCGTCACCGCTGAGGTTGACCAGGGACAGCCACAGGATCGTCCCGGTCGCGACCGGCCGCTTCGCGATCCCGCTGTACACGCGCTCGCCGCCGGCGTCCGCCAGCACCGCCGGTGTCCCCACGTTGACGGCGGCCACGTCGATCACGGACCGCAACCTACCGGCGGGAGGCTGGTCGAGGGCCGAACCGCCACCACCGGACTCGAGGGACCTGCGCCGCATCGACCGTGGCCGTCGAGGGCCGCTTCCTTCGAGCGCACGTCGAGCACTCCGGGTCGCATATTGACCAGTACGCTCTTGTACTGAATACAGGATCGTCCTATCCTGGAACCGTGACCACGAAGGCGAGCGCCGCCGAGACGACCCGTCGCTACGAATCGCCGCGGCGCGCCAAGCAGGCGCAGGAGACCCGGGCCGCGGTGATGGCGGCCGCCGGCTCGCTGTTCACCACCCGGGGGTGGGCCGGAACCGGCATGCGTGACGTGGCCAAGGCCGCCGGCGTCGCCACCGAGACCGTCTACTCCCACTTCTCGTCGAAGCGGGTGCTGCTGCAGGCGGTGATCGACGTGGCCGTGGTCGGCGACGAACAGCAGGTGGCGGTGGCAGAGCGGGAGGAGTTCGCCGCACTCGGCCGCGGCCCGCGGTCCGAGCGGATCGCCGGCGCCGCCGCGCTCATCCGGGCCATCAACGAGCGCACGGCCCCGTACGCCGGGGTCATCCGCGAGGCGGCGCCGGCCGACGAGCAGATCGCCGAGGTGCTCGCCGCCACCCGGGCCCGTCAGCGCTCGGACGTCGAAGCCGGCCTGGTCCTCATCCTCGGCCGGGCCCCGACGACGGTCGAGGCCGACGAGGTGTGGGCCCTGTTGAGCCCCGAGCTCTACCTGCTGCTCGTCGACACCGCCGGCTGGACGCCGAACGCGTACGAGGCGTGGATGGCCACGCTCCTCGAGCGCACCCTTCCGCACACCTGACCCCAGGGAGGCTTGCCATGGACGTCGCCGCCACCGCACCGGCCGACACCCGCATGATGACCGTCGTGCACGACGCCCTGCGCCGGGACATCGAGCGCGCCACCACCGCCCTCGCGGCGAGCCCGCCGCCGGGCGACCGGCAGCGCCGGGCCATCGCCCGCCACCTCGCCTGGATGATGACGTTCCTGCACGCCCACCACGAGTCCGAGGACAACGGTCTGTACCCCGTGGTGCGGGACCGACGACCGGACGCCGCCGCCCTCCTCGACGCGATGGACGCGGACCACCGAGCGGTGGCCGAGCGGGTCGACGAGGTGGAGGCTGCCGCCTCGGCCTACGCGGCGAGCGACGCCGAGACCGACTGCTCCCGCCTCCTCGACGCGATCGTCGCGCTGGAAGCCGACCTGCTCCCCCACCTGCGCCGGGAGGAGGACGAGGCCATGCCCCTGGTCGCCGCGGCCGTCACCGACGACGAATGGAAAGCGATCGAGCAGGAGCACAACCTCGACGGCAAGTCGCCCGCCCAGCTCGGCAAGGAAGGCCACTGGCTGATCGACGACGCCACCCCCGAGTCCCGGGAGCTGGTCCTCGGCCTCGTGCCACCCGTCCAGCGATTCGTCCTGGTCCACGGGTTCGGCCGGGCCTACCGGCGCGAGCGTGACGCATGCTGGCACCCGGCCCGCGCCACTCGACGGGTCCAGAAGACCGGTCGGACGGAGGTGGTCGTGGATGCCGATCCCGACGCGGTCTGGGACGTCGTGCGCGATCCGACCCGGGTCGGCGAGTGGAGCCACGAGTGCGTCGCCGCCACCTGGCTCGGCGGGGCGGCGCACGCCGAGCCCGGCGCCCGGTTCCGCGGACGCAACCACCAGGGGCTGCTCCGCTGGGGACGAGTCTGCGAGGTGCTGAGCGCGGACGACCACGAGCTCGTGTGGCGGACCGTGCCGACGAGGCTCTACCCCGACAGCTCGATCTGGAGGATCCGGGTCGAGCCCGCCGACGGCGGCGCCCGGGTGATCCAGACCTTCGAGGTGGTGCGCGGCCCCAAGGTCCTCGACCCGATCTACGCGACCCTCGCCCCGAACCACCGCGACCGCGACGCAGCCCTCCGCGAAGATCTGCAGCGCCTCGGCGCCGTGGCCGGCACCCAACGCCCAGGACGTCGACCGGTCCCGGGGTGATCCCGGGCTCATCGCTGAGCCGCCTCGGAATCACCACGCGTCCCACACTGTCGATGGTTGCCTCGATGCCGGAAGGCCCCCATGCGGACGCCGTCCGTCTGGAGCTCAACGACCGAGGAGGAGGTCCTCGGCCCGCCGGTGTCCGGCGTCGAAGTCGACACTGAGGTCGACGTAGGGCACGCCGGCCTCGCGACACTCGTCACGCAGGACGCGGCTCCAGTCGGCGATCCACGCCGGAAGGAGGGCGAGGGTCTCGGGGGGCAGGTGGCGGTGCCAGCGGTTGCGACCCTCGTGGGCGAGGATGGCGTCGAGGCGGGGCTCCACCATGCCCACGAACACGACCCGCCGCTCGACCCACGATGCCAACTTGGCGACGTGGCGGGGCAGGAAGCCCACCCCCTCGATCACGTAGTCGTCGGCGAGGTAGGCGCAGCTCTCGGCCATCCGTTCGAAGTAGGGGAAGAAGAGGTCGGCCTCGGCACCCGGCGGAACGCCGACGTCGCCGGCGGGGCCGAAGTCGGGCCGGAGCATGCCCACGACGTCGCGCACGGTGTCGGTCGAGCACCAGCCGGCGCCGAGCGCCGATGCCACGCGTTGGGCCAGCAGCGTCTTGCCGCACCGCGGCGCACCGCCAATCAGGGAGAGCACCCGACGATCATGACCGCCGGATCGAGGCGCCGCCGCGCCGGTCGTCCTCCCCCGCCGTGAAAACCGTACCGCAGGGTGGGGGGCTTGTGGCAAGGACCGGATCCGTGCTGAGAATGCGCCCTCCGGATCGGCGGGCCACGCCGGCGCCGGCCACGACGACACGACACGACACGACACGAGGGGACGCGGATGACCGATGCCGACGCAGTGGACCGGGCGGAGCAGGGCGAGGTGGTCGACCTCGCAGCGATCGACCGGACACTGATCGGCGTCGCCGGCGGCAAGGGGGCGAACCTCGGCGAGCTGCTCCGGGTGGACGGGGTGCGGGTGCCGCCGGGCTTCTGCGTCACCACGCGGGCGTTCACCCGGGTCGTGGCGGCAGCCCCCGAGATCGACGCCCTGCTGGCCGAGCTCGCCGGTGTCGGCGCCGACGACCGGGAGGGGCTGGCGGCCCTCGCCGGGGGCCTGCGCACGGCGGTCGAGGCCCTCCCCGTCCCCGACGACCTCGCCGCGGCGATCGGCGAGGCGCTCACCGCGCTCGGCCCGGACACGCCGGTCGCGGTTCGCTCCAGCGCCACCGCCGAGGACCTGCCCACCGCCTCGTTCGCCGGCCAGCAGGACAGCTACCTCGGTGTCGTCGGCGCAGAGGGTGTGATCGACCACGTCCGCCGCTGCTGGGCGTCGCTCTTCACGGATCGGGCCGTGGCCTATCGCTCACGCCAGGGCATGGACCAGCGGGCGGCGCGGATGGCCGTGGTCGTCCAGACGATGGTCGAGGCCCGAGCGGCCGGCGTGCTCTTCACCGCGGACCCGGTGACCGGCAACCGCCTGGTGACCGCGGTCGAGGCGGTCCCGGGACTCGGCGACGTGCTGGTGGCCGGGCAGGTGACCCCCGACACCTACCGGGTGTGCGACGGCGCCATCGTCACCGCTGAGCGTTCTGCGGAACGCCGCGAACCGGCAGTCTCGGACGCCCAGGTGCTCGAGCTCGACGCACTCGGCCGCCACCTCGAAACCCACTTCGGCGCACCGCAGGACATCGAGTGGTGCCTCGATGACGCTGGCATCGCGGTCGTGCAGAGCCGGCCCATCACCACCCTCTTCCCGGTCCCCGAGGTCCACGACGACGCCACCCACGTCTTCGTCTCGGTCGGGCACCAGCAGATGATGACCGAGCCCATGACACCGCTCGGGCTGTCGGTCTGGCAGCTCACCGCCATGCGCCCGATGTACGTCGCCGGCGGGCGCCTGTTCGTCGACGTGGCCGAGAACCTGGCGTCGCCGGCGATCCGGCCGGCGATCATCGGCGGGCTGGGCAAGTCCGACCCGCTCATCGGTGACGCACTGCAGACGCTCGTCGACCGCGAGGGCTTCCTCCCACCTCCGCCCGCCGACGACGGCGACCCGCTGCCCATCCCGGGCGCCCCCGGCGCACCGTCGATGATCGACGCCGACCCCGAGCTGGTCGCCCGGCTCGTCGAGCGCACGGAGGACTCGCTGGCGGCGACCGCCGCCGCGATCGCCGACAAGACCGGCCCCGAGGTGTTCGCCTTCATCCTCGAGGACCTGCCCGAGATGCGCAGCCGCCTGGCCAACCCCGAGAGCCTGCCGGTGCTCCTCACGTCGATGGAGGCGGCGTTCTGGCTGAACGACCACCTCGAGGAGTGGCTCGGCGAGACCAACGTGGTCGACCTGCTGTCCCAGTCGCTGACGGGCAACGTGACCGCGGAGATGGGGCTCGCCCTGCTCGACGTCGCCGACGTGGTCCGCGCCCACCCCGAGGTGGTCGCGTTCCTGCATGGGGCGGGCGACGACGACACCTTCCTCGACCGGCTCCCCGAGGTGGCGGGCGGCGCCGAGACCGCCGACGCGCTTCGCGACTACCTCGAGCGCTACGGCATGCGCTGCGTCGGGGAGATCGACATCACCCGGCCGCGCTGGAGCGAGCGCCCGAGCACGCTCGTCCCCCTGATCCTGGCCAACGTCGAGAACTTCACCGACGGCGAGCGGGAACGCCGGGTGGCCGAGGGCCTGCGGGTCGCCACCGAGAAGGAGCGGGAGGTGCTCGAGCGGCTGCGTGCCCTGTCGGACGGAGAGACGAAGGCCGCCGAGACCAAGGCCATGATCGACCGGGTCCGGGTGTTCGCCGGCTACCGGGAGTACCCCAAGTACCGGATGATCAGCCGCTACTGGATCTACAAGCGGTCGCTGCTCGCGGAGGCCGACCGGCTCGTGACCGCCGGGGTGGTGGACGCCCCCGACGACGTCTCCTTCCTGTCCTTCGACGAGTTCGCCGAGGCCGCCCGCACGCACGAGGTCGACCGCGACCTGATCCGCCGGCGGCGGGAGGAGTTCCACTCCTACGCGACGCTGACCCCACCCCGGGTGATGACCTCCGAAGGCGAGGTCGTCGGTGGCTCGTACCACCGCGACGACGTGCCCGCCGGCGCCCTCGCCGGTCTCGCGGTCTCGGCGGGTGTGGTCGAGGGCCGGGCCCGCGTGATCCTCGACGTGGGCGACGCCCACGACCTCGAGCCCGGCGACATCCTCGTCACCAAGGGCACGGACCCGAGCTGGTCACCGGTCTTCGTCGCGGTCGATGCGCTGGTCACCGAGGTCGGCGGCCTCATGACCCACGGCGCGGTCATCGCCCGCGAGTACGGCCTGCCCGCGGTCGTCGGCGTCGAGGGGGCCACCCGTCTGATCGAGGACGGCCAGCGCCTGCGCGTCGACGGCACGAACGGCTGGGTCGAGGTGCTCGACACGGCCTGAGCCACCACGACGGCTCGGGAGCCCGCCGGTGGCCCGTCGCCCGTCGCCCGTCGTCAGGCGTCAGGCGTCGGCGAGACGTCGGGCGTAGTCGTCGGCGAGGGCGGTCAGGGCGCCGGCGCAGTCGCCGGTGAACGCCGGGCCGTGCATCAGCGCCAGGGTCTCGGCGCCCAGCTCGGCCAGCTTCGCGATGGTGGGCGCGGTGGCCGGGGTGAGGCAGGTCGCGCCGAAGAGGTCCTCGGCTGCGATCGCGGGGCCGACGATGTCGGCGTCGGTCGCCGCAGGCGACTCGCCGGTCGCCGTGAAGAGGTCGCCGCACAGCAGCGTCTGCGTGGCCTCCTCGTAGAGCAGGTGCGCGTCCCAGCCGTGAGGGACGTGGGGCGTCTCGAGCATGCGCACCTGCTTGCCGCCGAGGTCGAGTACCTCACCGTCGCCCATCGAGTGCGGAGGCCGGTCGCAGAGGTCGAACAGCGACACGATGTTGGCGAGGTGG
This portion of the Acidimicrobiales bacterium genome encodes:
- a CDS encoding sulfite exporter TauE/SafE family protein — protein: MDDLLLVALAGFAASLVDGALGMGFGPTSSSILLGTGMSPASVSTTVNLAKVATGIAAAISHWRFRNIDHKLVLKLAIPGAVGALIGVTILSNVDGDVIKPALAVLLIIIGLRILWRFSRPVTAKPEEFEDLAGDPDKMPPFNDKGVEVVATAGGITNGMIGAWGPVVTPFLMGRQLAPRFAVGSVNTAEVAVAAVSVTSLIAAVGKGDLDIGIIAAMLLGGMLAAPVAAWSIRHIPPRPMGVAVGALLLLTNARELSNSGDIGDGRWLAYGLVVVLVALAALRPRLQASRQPTPAT
- a CDS encoding acyl-CoA dehydrogenase family protein, whose amino-acid sequence is MRFRFTPEQAALQEEIRAYFTELMTPELREELRGTEGVGPVPRKVALKMGADGWLGVGWPKEYGGRGLTPVEQFIFFDESMAFGAPVPVLSVNSVAPTIMQFGSEEQKQFFLPKILAGEIHFAIGYTEPDHGTDLAALETRAVRDGDEYVINGTKIFTSLASDADYIWLACRTNPEAPRHKGISMIIVPTDTPGFSYTPIDSIGSFNTNYTFFEDVRVPVSNLVGPEDGGWGLITNQLNHERVTICSSGIIERRYRDLLAWTKETTTADGERIIDLPWVQRNLAHIRAHHEFLRLANYEIAFKAERGDPLNPADASVVKVYGSELYMEAYDLMLEIVGAAAGVEDGSPGAVLRGQLQADIRSQHVLTFGGGTNEMQRGLIAVFALGMPGSPR
- a CDS encoding acyl-CoA dehydrogenase family protein produces the protein MDLDLTEEQEAVVALAEQIFTGEVTGERCRAVEDGDTGVDTALWSTLAEAGLLALCVPESAGGTGYGAVEATLLLQELGRACALVPLQPTLMGTIFVAEHASNQQAAAMLAGVAEGERTFAVALADDPRAPLRAPALTHDGSGLHGIKTAVGFAPTADVLLVTAADGVYAVEAGADGVTIEPQLLQHKLRAGQITFAGAPAERVAGPEGVARLVDLATLGVCALVFGACDKALRVTAEYSGQRHQFGRPIGSFQAVETRLADAFIALNGVRLTTLSAATMLDEHAPEATESVAIAKYWAARAADIVGHASLHVHGGISIDRDYPVHRYFLWAKTLEHELGGKSDQLTTIGAGIAAG
- a CDS encoding type II toxin-antitoxin system PemK/MazF family toxin, whose product is MMRRGEIRWVDLDPVLGSESDKRRPAVIVSNDGANTTANRLGRGVVTVVPVTRNTTRVYPFQVLLSAEATGLPHDSKAQAEQVRSVAVERIGDALGMLSGPDVAALDEALRLHLAH
- a CDS encoding ribbon-helix-helix protein, CopG family, which translates into the protein MKLSVSLPEEDVAYLDTYAQDRGLDSRSAALRRAVRLLRASELGAAYEEAWAEWAGGDDAEHWDTATSDGLG
- a CDS encoding antitoxin MazE5, with the protein product MARTRVSTTVDGTLLAKAREATGAPTDAALFDQALDALLAQRRSTEIDASYSAYDERPLDEPDEWGDLASFRSAAAAS
- a CDS encoding type II toxin-antitoxin system PemK/MazF family toxin, with product MSDQPRRGELWWCELPEISRRPVVVLSRDAAIPRLRRALVAPCTTTVRGLASEVLLEPGADPVPRPSAVNLDLVESVSLGVLVDRLGRLSDERMREVCAALSVAVDCR
- a CDS encoding MOSC domain-containing protein, which encodes MIDVAAVNVGTPAVLADAGGERVYSGIAKRPVATGTILWLSLVNLSGDGQADLAVHGGPDKAVYAYPSEHLPAWEDELGETLGDAPFGENLSTAGALEADVHIGDRWRWDGALLEVCQPRWPCFKLALHRQRADIQARMRSNGRTGWYLRVLEPGEVTVGSTLEVVETDPRSVSVLDAHEAMGDRHLERRDLVAALAEHPALAAEWRVPLQDRLARRGG
- a CDS encoding TetR/AcrR family transcriptional regulator, which translates into the protein MTTKASAAETTRRYESPRRAKQAQETRAAVMAAAGSLFTTRGWAGTGMRDVAKAAGVATETVYSHFSSKRVLLQAVIDVAVVGDEQQVAVAEREEFAALGRGPRSERIAGAAALIRAINERTAPYAGVIREAAPADEQIAEVLAATRARQRSDVEAGLVLILGRAPTTVEADEVWALLSPELYLLLVDTAGWTPNAYEAWMATLLERTLPHT